A stretch of Vigna angularis cultivar LongXiaoDou No.4 chromosome 4, ASM1680809v1, whole genome shotgun sequence DNA encodes these proteins:
- the LOC108331578 gene encoding uncharacterized protein LOC108331578 yields MVKLASARDFRTYGPGLAKNRFEYINAGLYLIATILLLSGITAQLSSEARSGLVLIFVAFGFIFLLNLHDLLAHLAGIDFQLHLMTFDLQLAFVEFAVPVVQMLGALLFFVGVFFLFIEEEKGYGHFEPAKHALNMLVAGPVLWVIGSIHNSCQIYEKADGHVQILQQCVCIPFFMGSMSFMLGAFLNHWKKSKETHHGIHLLGSTWIWLGIFGSLMLLIGGLTNLIKVFKMQQMNGIRLEKLRGGAHERLVSSREGHVPLIIERQSLSHEPQETKVTLPIPTPAPASTPYKDVLIGSAK; encoded by the exons ATGGTGAAGCTAGCATCTGCAAGGGACTTCCGCACCTACGGCCCGGGCCTCGCCAAAAACCGCTTCGAGTACATCAACGCAGGGCTCTACCTCATTGCCACCATCCTCCTGCTTTCTGGCATCACGGCTCAGCTTTCCTCCGAAGCCCGATCGGGCCTCGTCCTCATCTTCGTCGCCTTCGGCTTCATCTTCCTCCTTAATCTCCATGACCTCTTGGCCCATCTCGCTGGCATCGATTTCCAGTTACACTTGATGACCTTCGACCTTCAACTCGCCTTCGTCGAGTTCGCCGTTCCCGTCGTTCAGATGCTCGGAGCGCTTTTATTCTTCGTCGGAGTCTTCTTCCTTTTTATtgag GAGGAGAAAGGATATGGGCACTTCGAACCGGCGAAGCATGCTCTTAACATGCTTGTTGCTGGTCCTGTATTGTGGGTGATAGGATCAATTCATAACTCATGCCAAATTTATGAGAAAGCGGACGGTCATGTCCAAATCTTGCAGCAGTGTGTGTGTATTCCATTTTTTATGGGGAGTATGTCATTTATGCTCGGTGCGTTTCTCAATCATTGGAAGAAGTCTAAAGAGACTCACCATGGCATTCACTTACTT GGTAGCACTTGGATCTGGCTAGGCATCTTCGGAAGCCTAATGTTGCTTATTGGTGGGTTGACAAACTTAATCAAAGTGTTCAAGATGCAACAAATGAATGGAATTAGACTGGAGAAACTAAGAGGTGGAGCACACGAGCGTCTGGTGAGTTCAAGAGAAGGACATGTTCCCCTGATCATTGAACGGCAATCTTTAAGCCATGAACCTCAAGAGACCAAAGTTACTTTACCTATTCCTACGCCTGCTCCTGCTTCTACTCCTTATAAGGATGTCCTTATTGGTAGTGCTAAGTAA
- the LOC108330984 gene encoding bidirectional sugar transporter SWEET3, whose product MAETIRLVVAVFGNAASMSLYAAPVVTFKRVIRKKSTEEFSCIPYIIGLLNCLLYTWYGLPVVSCKWENFPIVTVNGVGIVLELSYVLIYFWFASRKGKVKVAMTAIPVVLLFCIIAAVSAFAFHDTRHRKLLVGSIGLVVSVTLYGSPLVVMKKVIQTKSVEFMPLTLSVCAFLSSTLWLIYGILIRDIFVAGPSILGTPLAILQLVLHCRYRKRSVVEEPGKGDQEKGNLEKVDMEIGKVETNVTNHMTENS is encoded by the exons ATGGCAGAGACCATTCGTTTGGTTGTTGCTGTTTTTG gcAATGCAGCCTCAATGTCCCTTTATGCTGCACCAGT GGTTACCTTTAAAAGagttataagaaagaaaagcaCAGAGGAGTTTTCATGCATTCCTTACATTATTGGGCTCTTGAACTGTCTTCTTTACACTTGGTATGGTTTGCCTGTTGTGAGCTGCAAGTGGGAAAATTTCCCTATAGTCACTGTTAATGGTGTTGGGATTGTTCTGGAGTTATCCTATGTTCTCATTTATTTCTGGTTTGCTTCTCGCAAAGGAAAG GTGAAGGTAGCCATGACTGCAATACCAGTTGTGCTTTTGTTCTGCATAATTGCTGCAGTCTCAGCTTTTGCATTTCATGATACCCGTCACCGAAAGCTTCTTGTGGGTAGCATTGGCTTAGTTGTTTCAGTAACGCTGTATGGATCTCCCCTTGTTGTAATG AAAAAAGTTATACAAACAAAGAGTGTTGAATTCATGCCACTAACATTATCGGTGTGCGCATTCTTATCTTCTACACTCTGGCTGATCTATGGAATCCTCATTAGAGATATTTTCGTAGCG GGACCAAGTATCCTTGGAACTCCTTTAGCCATCCTGCAGCTTGTACTTCACTGCAGATATCGAAAAAGGAGTGTTGTGGAAGAACCAGGCAAGGGAGACCAGGAAAAGGGTAACTTAGAAAAGGTGGACATGGAAATAGGGAAAGTTGAAACGAATGTGACGAATCACATGACCGAAAACTCGTGA